In Roseofilum casamattae BLCC-M143, the following proteins share a genomic window:
- a CDS encoding esterase/lipase family protein: MTDRNPILLIHGIDDTGAVFSKMGKALQTQGWSIHPLDLIPNNGKKGLDRLAEQIRDYVDGVFLPETRFDLVAFSMGGIISRYYLQRLGGLSRCDRFITLSSPHNGSWIAYVRQNPGCRQMRPDSSFLQDLNRDLHQLESINFTSIWTKNDLMIFPARSSRLPVGRNVTVPVLFHPWMLTDSRTISLVIKALQEPLRSPKK; this comes from the coding sequence ATGACCGATCGCAACCCTATCCTCTTGATTCATGGAATTGATGACACCGGTGCCGTGTTCTCTAAAATGGGCAAGGCACTGCAAACCCAAGGATGGTCCATTCATCCCTTAGATTTAATTCCGAATAATGGTAAAAAAGGACTCGATCGCCTAGCCGAACAAATACGCGATTATGTCGATGGCGTATTTCTCCCCGAGACCCGGTTTGACCTGGTTGCGTTCAGCATGGGCGGCATCATCAGTCGGTATTATTTGCAACGGCTGGGCGGACTGAGCCGATGCGATCGCTTCATTACCCTTTCTTCCCCTCATAATGGCAGTTGGATCGCTTACGTGCGGCAAAATCCAGGATGTCGGCAAATGCGACCGGATAGTTCGTTTTTGCAAGACCTCAACCGGGATTTACATCAACTCGAATCGATTAACTTTACCTCGATTTGGACGAAGAACGACTTGATGATTTTCCCCGCTCGCAGTTCGCGCCTGCCTGTCGGTCGTAATGTGACAGTTCCGGTGTTATTCCATCCGTGGATGTTAACCGACTCTCGGACGATTTCTCTGGTTATCAAGGCATTACAAGAGCCGTTGCGATCGCCCAAAAAATAA
- a CDS encoding GIY-YIG nuclease family protein translates to MYILKCSDGSFYTGSTKDLSRRLWEHQNGFGANHTKQRLPVTLVYAEYYDHVADAFHREKQVQGWSRKKKIALMNTDWNRLHILAECQNESHYRRGGVERSRTPP, encoded by the coding sequence ATGTATATCCTTAAATGTTCGGATGGTTCCTTCTATACGGGAAGTACAAAGGATTTATCCCGACGGTTATGGGAACACCAAAATGGTTTCGGGGCCAATCATACCAAACAACGATTACCTGTAACGTTGGTTTATGCAGAATATTACGACCATGTGGCGGATGCGTTTCACCGAGAAAAACAGGTGCAGGGTTGGAGTCGCAAGAAGAAAATCGCGTTGATGAATACTGACTGGAATAGACTTCATATTTTGGCAGAATGTCAGAATGAATCGCACTATCGGCGAGGGGGGGTTGAGCGCAGTCGAACTCCCCCCTAA
- a CDS encoding efflux RND transporter periplasmic adaptor subunit, whose product MNEREASGIDDPSEVFTDAEELFPDEIHTPAPAAPGRSERRGLLFVALGIGVVLGIGVSSLFQSSQTAPVQPATATQSEDPVQTVTLSTVKRTQIPRTFTATGTVEAYDLLPILPQISDLQIRQVLVDEGDWVEKGQLLVVLDDSVLQTQIGEAKADVQANQAMVQERQAAVGQAKSALEAALANQTEAEAGKEQAIASLAQAEAELEQAERELKRSQTLSDEGAISTQDVDNRRTAAQTAAEAVRVAQANVNSANARISSAKANVSSARAGISSAQANANTAVAQLNSQQARLAQLQTRLGQTQVKAPASGRISERNARVGDLASRENAMFRAINQGALELQATIPEMQLGQVRIGSEAMVTSDADSRIKLKGTIREIAPLVDAETRQATVKIDLPTSSLLRPGMFLTATLTSQTSQGLAVPAEAVLPQSDGRTIVYQVDEKNRAIAKTVEVGTTLPGKPPQIEVKQGLNFGDRIIVLGAGFIKEGDIVRIASEQSTVIQ is encoded by the coding sequence ATGAACGAACGCGAAGCTAGCGGGATCGACGATCCCTCAGAAGTCTTCACCGATGCGGAAGAACTATTCCCGGACGAAATCCATACCCCCGCTCCTGCTGCTCCAGGAAGAAGCGAGCGTCGGGGACTGTTGTTTGTCGCTCTAGGTATTGGTGTCGTTCTAGGAATAGGGGTATCGAGCTTATTCCAATCCTCGCAAACCGCTCCCGTGCAACCGGCGACAGCAACTCAATCGGAAGATCCGGTACAAACGGTTACCTTATCCACAGTCAAGCGTACGCAAATTCCGCGAACCTTTACGGCAACCGGAACCGTGGAAGCCTACGACCTCCTGCCCATTCTGCCGCAAATTTCCGACCTCCAAATCCGTCAAGTGTTGGTGGATGAAGGGGATTGGGTGGAGAAAGGGCAATTATTGGTTGTATTAGATGATTCCGTCTTGCAAACCCAGATTGGCGAAGCCAAAGCGGACGTACAAGCCAACCAAGCCATGGTGCAAGAGCGGCAAGCGGCAGTGGGACAAGCCAAATCAGCTCTAGAAGCGGCCTTAGCCAACCAAACGGAAGCGGAAGCCGGAAAAGAGCAGGCGATCGCCTCTCTGGCGCAAGCGGAAGCCGAATTAGAGCAAGCCGAGCGAGAGTTAAAGCGATCGCAAACCCTCAGTGACGAAGGGGCCATCAGCACTCAAGATGTGGATAATCGGCGTACTGCCGCCCAAACCGCTGCCGAAGCCGTCCGAGTCGCGCAAGCCAATGTGAACAGCGCCAACGCCAGAATTAGCAGTGCCAAAGCCAACGTCAGCAGCGCTCGCGCCGGAATTAGCAGCGCGCAAGCCAACGCGAATACGGCAGTCGCTCAGCTCAACAGCCAGCAAGCAAGATTGGCGCAACTACAAACCCGACTGGGACAAACCCAGGTGAAAGCTCCTGCCAGCGGCAGAATTTCCGAACGCAATGCCCGAGTTGGGGATTTAGCCAGTCGGGAGAATGCAATGTTCCGCGCGATTAATCAAGGAGCCTTGGAGTTGCAAGCCACCATTCCGGAAATGCAATTAGGGCAAGTACGTATTGGCTCGGAAGCAATGGTTACTTCAGATGCAGATTCTCGGATTAAGTTGAAGGGAACAATCCGCGAGATTGCGCCTCTAGTCGATGCCGAGACTCGACAAGCCACGGTAAAAATTGACCTACCAACATCCTCCTTGTTGCGACCTGGGATGTTCCTAACGGCAACCCTGACCTCGCAAACGAGCCAAGGACTGGCGGTTCCAGCAGAGGCAGTTCTTCCTCAATCTGATGGCAGAACCATTGTGTATCAGGTAGACGAGAAGAACCGGGCGATCGCCAAAACCGTAGAAGTCGGAACCACTCTGCCCGGAAAACCACCGCAAATTGAAGTGAAACAAGGACTGAATTTTGGCGATCGCATTATTGTCCTCGGTGCTGGATTTATCAAAGAAGGGGATATCGTCCGCATTGCCAGCGAACAGTCTACCGTCATTCAGTAA
- a CDS encoding efflux RND transporter permease subunit — translation MSFKISSWSIHKPIPTIILFIILGIVGLFSFTQLGIDENPNVDVPFVSVTITQSGAGPTELETEVTKKVEDIVAGLNGVDDVNSTITDGRSNTTIIFELETDSDTAVNDVRNAIDQIRQTLPSSIDDPIVQKVDFIGGAVINYAVTSPQRSVEELSDLVDRKISRALLSSPGVARVDRIGGVDREIRIDLNPARLQALGITATEVNQQIRDFNVNLPGGRSQTNGTEKTIRTLGSAPTIDDLRNYRIVLPNGSDVALTSLGDVTDGTAEPRQLSRLTIKGDEDVQQAPVVGFSVWRSSGSTLVSVEEGVREKVAELDETLPDDIQLQLIFTNADYIRLSYQASIDALVIGSLLTVITVGIFLRDWRATLITAMALPLSIVPTFMVMRSFGYTLNDMTLLGLALAMGNLVDDAICMIENITQHIQMGKRPFQAALDAANEIGLAVLATTATIVAVFLPVAFMGGIPGKFFQPFALTVAVATMFSTLVATTMTPMLAAYLLKGKADRGTSPTNTPQRSSSADLSHRGFRWGSQTLHPYRAILGWALSHRIVTLIVALAFFMGSLQLVPLIPTGLFSGYDRGLAQVTIELPPGSTLQATDAAMQATVELLQEHPAFASALGNAGGDEEGINEGLIYVNLLPKEEREASQAEFERDMRSQFIEIPGARVSFQSQGAAGNSKDVSVVLNSENPELLQQTAEDLQTYMRGVAGLVEVSSSASLVKPELLIDPDPQRAADLGVSVDAIARTASLATIGDNDANLAKFNLPDRQIPIRVQIATESRNDMETLRQLRVPSQNGGVVPLMAVADIRLGSGPSQIDRFDRLRQVSVEANLQGLSLGQAMGPINEWLDENLPEEVRQQPSGDAEIMRDIFARFASCLGLAVLGIYAILVLLYNNFIYPMTIMVALPLSVGGALIALMITQKELGLFALIGIVLLMGLVTKNAILLVDCSLANMREAGMKQKSAIMAAGISRLRPIFMTTFSTIAGMTPIALELGAGSQVRSPLAISVIGGMTTATLLTLVVVPTLFTYIDGLGRFLLRVVTGQTHRRPRLAITPKGENSQFPVGK, via the coding sequence ATGTCATTTAAAATCTCCTCTTGGTCTATCCATAAACCCATCCCCACGATTATCCTCTTCATCATTCTCGGAATCGTCGGACTTTTCTCCTTTACCCAACTGGGAATTGATGAAAACCCTAATGTGGACGTGCCTTTTGTTTCAGTCACCATTACTCAATCGGGAGCGGGACCGACGGAACTGGAAACAGAAGTCACCAAAAAAGTAGAGGACATCGTCGCGGGTTTAAACGGCGTAGATGACGTGAACTCCACCATTACCGACGGTCGATCCAACACCACGATTATCTTTGAGTTAGAAACCGATAGCGATACGGCAGTTAACGACGTGCGGAATGCGATCGACCAAATCCGCCAAACCCTGCCATCGAGCATCGACGATCCGATCGTACAAAAAGTCGATTTTATTGGCGGAGCGGTCATCAACTATGCCGTCACCTCTCCCCAGCGTTCCGTAGAAGAATTAAGCGATCTGGTCGATCGCAAAATTTCTCGCGCTCTCCTCAGCTCTCCAGGCGTGGCTCGAGTCGATCGCATTGGTGGAGTAGACCGAGAAATTCGCATCGATCTCAATCCCGCTCGCTTGCAAGCCTTGGGGATTACTGCTACAGAGGTGAACCAACAGATTCGCGACTTTAACGTCAACCTTCCCGGAGGGCGATCGCAAACCAACGGTACAGAGAAAACCATCCGCACTCTCGGGAGCGCTCCCACCATCGATGACCTGCGAAACTATCGAATTGTATTGCCTAACGGCTCGGATGTTGCCCTCACCAGCTTAGGAGACGTTACCGATGGCACTGCCGAACCCCGCCAACTCTCGCGCTTGACAATTAAAGGCGATGAGGACGTACAGCAAGCTCCCGTAGTTGGCTTCTCCGTATGGCGCAGTAGCGGAAGCACTCTGGTGAGCGTCGAAGAAGGAGTGCGCGAAAAAGTTGCCGAACTCGACGAAACCTTGCCGGACGATATTCAACTACAATTAATTTTTACCAACGCCGACTATATTCGCCTCTCCTATCAAGCCTCTATTGATGCTCTGGTGATTGGGTCTCTGTTAACCGTGATTACCGTCGGTATTTTTCTGCGAGACTGGCGCGCTACCCTCATCACCGCCATGGCTCTTCCTCTTTCGATCGTACCTACATTTATGGTCATGCGATCGTTTGGCTATACCCTCAATGACATGACCTTGCTCGGTCTCGCTCTAGCCATGGGGAATTTGGTGGATGATGCCATCTGCATGATCGAGAATATTACCCAGCACATCCAGATGGGGAAACGGCCGTTTCAAGCAGCATTGGATGCCGCAAACGAAATTGGCTTAGCCGTACTCGCCACCACAGCAACTATTGTCGCCGTTTTCCTCCCCGTAGCCTTTATGGGAGGCATTCCCGGAAAATTCTTCCAACCCTTTGCTCTCACCGTAGCTGTAGCCACCATGTTTTCAACCCTAGTGGCGACAACCATGACTCCGATGTTGGCAGCCTACTTGTTGAAAGGGAAAGCCGATCGAGGCACATCTCCAACAAATACACCACAGCGCTCCTCCAGTGCCGATCTCTCCCATCGCGGCTTCCGTTGGGGAAGCCAAACTCTGCATCCCTACCGCGCCATTCTCGGTTGGGCCCTTTCCCATCGAATCGTGACTTTGATCGTTGCTCTCGCCTTCTTTATGGGATCTCTGCAACTGGTTCCCCTAATTCCAACCGGGTTGTTTAGCGGATACGATCGCGGCCTAGCTCAAGTGACCATTGAGCTACCCCCTGGTTCGACATTGCAAGCCACCGATGCAGCCATGCAAGCCACCGTGGAACTATTGCAAGAACATCCCGCTTTTGCCAGCGCTCTTGGAAATGCCGGAGGGGATGAAGAAGGAATTAATGAAGGATTAATTTACGTGAATCTGTTGCCGAAAGAGGAACGGGAAGCCTCGCAAGCCGAGTTTGAACGAGACATGCGATCGCAGTTTATCGAGATTCCTGGCGCTCGCGTCAGTTTCCAATCTCAAGGCGCGGCCGGCAATTCTAAAGATGTTTCCGTGGTGCTCAATAGCGAAAACCCAGAACTCTTGCAGCAAACGGCCGAAGACCTGCAAACTTACATGCGCGGCGTGGCCGGACTGGTTGAAGTTAGCTCCAGCGCCAGTTTAGTCAAGCCGGAACTCCTGATCGACCCCGATCCCCAGCGAGCAGCAGATTTAGGCGTTTCCGTAGACGCGATCGCCCGTACCGCTTCTCTAGCCACTATTGGCGACAATGACGCCAACTTAGCCAAATTTAACCTACCCGATCGCCAAATTCCCATCCGCGTGCAAATTGCCACGGAATCCCGCAATGACATGGAAACCCTGCGTCAGTTGCGCGTCCCCAGTCAAAATGGCGGAGTCGTTCCGCTTATGGCCGTGGCCGATATTCGCTTAGGCAGCGGTCCTTCCCAAATTGACCGGTTCGACCGCTTGCGCCAAGTTTCTGTCGAAGCCAACTTGCAAGGTCTTTCCCTCGGTCAAGCCATGGGCCCCATCAATGAATGGTTGGACGAAAATCTGCCCGAAGAAGTCAGACAACAACCTTCCGGAGATGCCGAGATCATGCGAGATATTTTTGCTCGCTTTGCCAGTTGTTTGGGATTAGCCGTTCTCGGAATTTATGCCATTCTCGTATTGCTCTACAACAACTTTATCTATCCCATGACCATTATGGTCGCCCTCCCTCTCTCGGTTGGTGGCGCGCTCATTGCCTTGATGATTACGCAGAAAGAGTTAGGACTGTTTGCCTTAATTGGTATCGTGCTCTTAATGGGATTAGTCACCAAAAATGCAATTTTGCTGGTGGATTGTTCCTTAGCCAATATGCGCGAAGCAGGAATGAAACAAAAGTCCGCCATTATGGCTGCTGGAATTTCCCGTCTGCGACCGATTTTCATGACTACATTTTCCACCATCGCCGGAATGACTCCCATTGCTCTAGAATTGGGGGCAGGATCGCAAGTACGCTCTCCCCTGGCAATTTCCGTCATCGGCGGCATGACCACAGCCACGCTCCTAACTCTGGTAGTCGTCCCAACCTTATTCACCTATATTGACGGTTTGGGTCGCTTCTTGCTGCGAGTGGTGACCGGACAAACCCACCGCCGACCTCGCCTGGCGATTACTCCCAAAGGGGAAAATAGCCAGTTTCCGGTTGGGAAATAG
- a CDS encoding Uma2 family endonuclease — MSIVQIPWTSADLELLPDSPNRYEIIDGELYMTRAPHWQHQKTISKITIALGVWSEQTQSGTVVINPGLVFRDTDNVIPDLVWISQEKLNNCMDEAGHLTDAPELVIEVLSNTPADVRRDRESKLKLYSNQGVREYWIVDWRLEKIEIYRRDRGKLQLIETLMDDDEITSDILLGFSCRINSFFI, encoded by the coding sequence ATGAGTATCGTGCAAATTCCTTGGACTTCAGCCGACCTAGAGCTGTTGCCCGATAGTCCCAACCGCTATGAAATTATTGATGGAGAACTGTACATGACTCGCGCTCCTCATTGGCAGCATCAAAAAACTATTAGTAAAATCACAATAGCTCTGGGAGTTTGGTCGGAACAAACACAGTCAGGGACAGTTGTTATTAATCCAGGTTTGGTCTTTCGAGATACGGATAATGTCATTCCCGATTTAGTCTGGATAAGTCAAGAAAAACTAAACAATTGTATGGATGAAGCCGGTCATTTAACCGATGCGCCAGAATTAGTTATTGAAGTTTTATCAAATACTCCGGCTGATGTGCGCCGCGACCGAGAAAGCAAACTCAAGTTATATTCAAACCAAGGCGTTCGGGAATATTGGATTGTTGACTGGCGGCTGGAGAAAATCGAAATTTATCGGCGCGATCGCGGTAAACTTCAATTAATAGAAACTCTCATGGACGATGATGAAATCACCTCCGATATCCTCCTGGGTTTCTCTTGCCGTATCAATAGTTTCTTTATTTAG
- the gcvP gene encoding aminomethyl-transferring glycine dehydrogenase, with protein MPKSDVLTNSNMTTGSQSVAQNSSASEVQNARRTFADRHLGPNGKDIAKMLKQLELDSLDTLIEQTVPPAIHLTRPLQLPEAQSEAGALQTLKAMMSKNRIFRSYIGMGYHNCVTPGVIQRNILENPGWYTAYTPYQAEIAQGRLEALLNFQTLIIDLTGREIANASLLDEATAAAEAMSMSYGICKKKKANSFFVSEECHPQTIEVVQTRARPLGIDVIVGDHRTFDVGEVFFGALLQYPASDGAIYDYSEFIAKVHEAGALATVAADLLSLTVLTPPGEMDADIVVGNSQRFGVPLGYGGPHAAFLATREAYKRQVPGRMVGVSKDREGQPALRLALQTREQHIRRDKATSNICTAQVLLAVIASMYAVYHGPEGLKAIANTVHSHTILLAEGLKKLGYSLPDTPFFDTLRVNLGRTSLESVLAAAQAKEINLRAIDETTVGISLDETTSLEDILDLWAIFAGDKELSFTAEEIMAAAPVAAVGDFARTSDYLTHPVFHLYHSETELLRYLHRLQAKDISLTTSMIPLGSCTMKLNATAEMVPVTWPEVGQIHPFAPVEQAQGYREMFQQLEKWLEEITGFSAVSLQPNAGSQGEYAGLLVIREYHQQNGQGDRNICLIPESAHGTNPASAVMCGMKVVAVKCDRQGNIDLDDLKAKAEKHSEKLSALMVTYPSTHGVFEEAIQEICATIHQHGGQVYMDGANMNAQVGLCRPGDYGADVCHLNLHKTFCIPHGGGGPGMGPIGVQAHLAPFLPSHSVVSPGEGSGAVAAAPWGSSSILPISWMYIAMMGNEGLTDATKVAILNANYIAHRLDPYYPILYTGKSGFVAHECIVDLRPVKKSAGVEAEDIAKRLMDYGFHAPTMSWPVAGTIMVEPTESESIEELDRFCDAMIAIREEIAEIENGEISQEDNLLKNAPHTAQMLLADEWTHPYSRQQAAYPAPWTRDSKYWPPVARIDNAFGDRNFVCSCAPMETYS; from the coding sequence ATGCCGAAATCAGACGTACTCACCAATTCCAACATGACAACCGGAAGCCAATCAGTTGCCCAAAACTCCTCTGCGTCTGAAGTCCAGAACGCTCGCCGCACCTTTGCCGATCGCCACCTCGGGCCGAATGGCAAAGATATTGCTAAAATGCTGAAGCAGTTAGAACTCGATAGTCTCGATACTCTCATCGAGCAAACGGTTCCGCCAGCGATCCATCTCACTCGTCCCCTGCAACTCCCCGAAGCGCAAAGTGAAGCGGGAGCGCTGCAAACCCTGAAAGCGATGATGAGTAAAAATCGCATCTTCCGGTCTTATATCGGAATGGGATATCATAATTGCGTTACTCCTGGGGTTATCCAGCGCAACATTCTGGAAAATCCCGGTTGGTATACCGCTTATACTCCCTACCAAGCGGAAATTGCTCAAGGTCGTTTAGAAGCACTGCTCAATTTCCAGACTCTAATTATTGACTTAACCGGCCGGGAAATTGCCAATGCGTCTTTGCTGGACGAAGCGACTGCCGCTGCTGAAGCGATGAGCATGAGCTACGGTATTTGCAAGAAGAAGAAAGCCAATAGTTTCTTTGTTTCGGAAGAATGCCATCCGCAAACCATTGAAGTCGTGCAAACTCGCGCTCGTCCCCTCGGTATTGATGTCATTGTTGGCGACCATCGTACCTTTGATGTTGGCGAAGTCTTCTTTGGCGCGCTATTGCAATATCCGGCTAGTGATGGTGCAATTTATGACTATAGCGAGTTTATTGCTAAGGTGCATGAAGCCGGTGCTTTAGCCACAGTGGCCGCAGATTTGCTCAGTCTGACAGTATTGACGCCTCCGGGAGAGATGGATGCGGATATTGTCGTGGGTAATAGCCAGCGGTTTGGCGTCCCCCTCGGTTATGGCGGCCCCCACGCTGCATTTTTGGCGACTCGCGAAGCCTATAAGCGGCAAGTTCCGGGACGCATGGTGGGTGTTTCTAAGGATAGAGAAGGTCAACCCGCATTGCGTTTAGCGTTGCAAACTCGCGAGCAACATATTCGTCGGGATAAGGCCACCAGTAATATTTGTACGGCTCAGGTATTGTTGGCGGTGATTGCGTCCATGTATGCAGTTTATCACGGGCCGGAAGGACTGAAGGCGATCGCAAATACGGTCCATTCCCACACCATTCTCCTCGCCGAAGGACTGAAGAAATTAGGCTACAGCTTGCCCGATACGCCATTTTTTGACACGTTGCGGGTAAATTTGGGCAGAACCTCCTTGGAGAGCGTTCTAGCTGCCGCTCAAGCGAAAGAAATTAACCTACGCGCGATCGATGAAACCACCGTTGGTATTTCTCTGGACGAAACCACGAGTCTGGAAGATATCCTCGATTTGTGGGCTATTTTTGCTGGAGATAAGGAACTTTCCTTTACCGCTGAGGAAATTATGGCTGCGGCTCCTGTTGCTGCGGTCGGTGACTTTGCGCGCACCAGCGATTATTTAACTCATCCGGTATTCCATCTCTACCATTCGGAAACCGAGTTGTTGCGCTATTTGCATCGCTTGCAAGCCAAAGATATTAGCTTAACTACGTCCATGATTCCCTTGGGATCTTGTACGATGAAGCTGAATGCCACGGCGGAAATGGTGCCGGTGACTTGGCCGGAAGTAGGACAAATTCACCCCTTCGCTCCTGTCGAACAAGCGCAAGGCTATCGGGAAATGTTCCAACAGCTCGAAAAATGGCTGGAGGAAATTACCGGATTTAGCGCAGTTTCTTTGCAACCGAATGCGGGGTCTCAGGGCGAGTATGCCGGATTGTTAGTGATTCGAGAATACCATCAACAGAACGGACAGGGCGATCGCAATATCTGCTTAATTCCCGAGTCCGCTCACGGCACAAACCCGGCGAGTGCGGTGATGTGCGGCATGAAAGTAGTTGCAGTAAAATGCGATCGCCAAGGGAATATCGACCTGGATGACCTGAAAGCAAAAGCGGAGAAGCATTCGGAGAAACTCTCGGCGCTCATGGTCACCTATCCTTCCACCCACGGCGTATTTGAAGAAGCTATCCAAGAAATCTGCGCCACCATCCACCAACATGGCGGTCAAGTTTATATGGATGGCGCAAATATGAACGCGCAAGTTGGCTTATGTCGTCCTGGAGACTACGGCGCCGATGTTTGCCACCTCAATTTGCACAAAACCTTCTGCATTCCCCACGGTGGCGGCGGTCCGGGTATGGGCCCCATTGGCGTGCAAGCGCATTTAGCTCCTTTCTTACCCAGTCATAGCGTGGTTTCTCCCGGTGAAGGCAGTGGTGCGGTTGCGGCAGCACCTTGGGGAAGCTCCAGCATTCTGCCCATTTCCTGGATGTATATTGCCATGATGGGTAATGAGGGATTAACCGATGCGACGAAAGTTGCTATTTTGAATGCGAATTACATCGCTCATCGCCTCGATCCCTATTACCCGATTCTCTATACTGGGAAATCTGGGTTTGTCGCGCACGAGTGTATTGTCGATTTGCGTCCGGTGAAAAAATCCGCCGGTGTGGAAGCAGAAGATATCGCCAAACGGTTGATGGACTACGGGTTTCACGCGCCGACCATGTCCTGGCCGGTAGCGGGAACCATTATGGTCGAACCTACCGAAAGCGAGTCTATCGAAGAATTAGACCGTTTCTGCGATGCGATGATTGCCATTCGCGAGGAAATTGCCGAGATTGAAAACGGAGAAATTTCTCAAGAGGATAATCTGCTGAAGAATGCTCCTCATACGGCGCAAATGTTGTTAGCTGATGAATGGACTCATCCCTATTCTCGCCAACAAGCAGCTTATCCCGCACCTTGGACTCGCGATAGCAAATATTGGCCGCCAGTAGCCAGAATTGACAATGCGTTCGGCGATCGCAATTTTGTCTGCTCTTGCGCTCCCATGGAAACCTATTCCTAA
- a CDS encoding transposase, which yields MNQEKFKGIYRVPSARLPSWDYSSNGIYFITICTGDRFPFLGEVVNGKMRLSHVGILADVLWYEIKNHAINVELAEFVVMPNHVHGILILDNPNKSNNSHNSHDSRRDKACLVSTTTTNATIGQQRFQNQGKNTISSIVGGYKSAVTKHARRLGFDFFWQSRFHDHIIRNEKSYAQIVEYIINNPRNWQDDCFYGGDRV from the coding sequence ATGAATCAGGAAAAATTTAAAGGAATCTATCGCGTTCCTTCAGCTCGTTTGCCATCTTGGGATTACAGCTCGAATGGAATATATTTCATCACCATTTGTACGGGCGATCGCTTTCCTTTTTTGGGTGAGGTTGTCAATGGAAAAATGAGATTATCTCATGTGGGGATTTTGGCAGATGTGTTATGGTATGAGATTAAAAATCATGCCATAAATGTAGAATTGGCGGAATTTGTGGTAATGCCGAATCACGTTCACGGTATTTTGATTTTGGATAATCCCAATAAATCCAATAATTCCCACAATTCCCACGATTCCCGTAGAGACAAGGCATGCCTTGTCTCTACAACAACAACCAATGCAACCATTGGTCAACAACGATTTCAAAATCAGGGGAAAAATACAATTTCATCTATTGTGGGGGGATATAAATCGGCCGTGACCAAACATGCGCGGAGATTGGGTTTTGATTTTTTCTGGCAATCCCGATTTCATGACCATATTATTCGGAATGAGAAATCCTATGCACAAATTGTAGAATATATCATCAATAATCCGCGCAATTGGCAAGATGATTGTTTTTATGGAGGCGATCGCGTTTGA